The following coding sequences are from one Phycisphaerae bacterium window:
- a CDS encoding uroporphyrinogen decarboxylase family protein, with the protein MSSERLTSKQLVQRVLQGLETPRVPTGPLAVHFCAAQAGYTLRQYTTDPRALAGSVIRYHERFRPDAVWLSADTWVSAEAMGARVGAASDDQPFGGMGEPRIRTAADLDRIPAPNVAAQGRYPLMLEALTRIRDTLGDRVFLVACLDQFPFSLACALMGLERVLLMLKDDPRMVEALLERCLEYGLAYGRAISDAGADLLSGGDSPAGLLGPRLYREFALPYERRLIARLKSATGKPVSLHICGDATPILADMAASGADVLEIDHRVDLANACRIVGPDMALWGNLDPVGVLLQASAEQVRQAGRRAVDAVRACGHRRFVLSSGCTLAPGTPSENLHAMLHRIA; encoded by the coding sequence ATGAGCAGCGAGCGACTCACCTCGAAACAGCTCGTCCAGCGCGTCCTGCAGGGCCTCGAAACCCCGCGCGTGCCAACCGGGCCGCTGGCGGTGCATTTCTGCGCCGCCCAGGCAGGTTACACGCTCCGGCAATACACAACCGACCCACGGGCCCTGGCCGGCTCGGTCATTCGCTACCACGAGCGATTCCGACCGGACGCCGTCTGGCTTTCCGCCGACACCTGGGTCAGCGCCGAGGCCATGGGCGCACGGGTGGGCGCAGCCAGCGACGACCAACCCTTCGGCGGGATGGGCGAACCACGAATCCGAACAGCGGCTGACCTCGACCGCATCCCGGCGCCGAATGTCGCAGCGCAGGGCCGTTATCCGCTCATGCTCGAGGCCCTGACCCGCATTCGCGACACGCTCGGCGATCGAGTGTTCCTTGTCGCCTGTCTCGATCAGTTTCCCTTTTCGCTTGCCTGCGCGCTCATGGGCCTTGAACGGGTCCTGCTCATGCTGAAGGACGATCCGCGTATGGTCGAGGCCCTGTTGGAACGATGTCTGGAATACGGCTTGGCCTACGGGCGTGCCATCAGCGATGCCGGCGCCGACCTGCTCAGCGGCGGGGATTCGCCGGCCGGGCTGCTGGGACCCAGGCTCTACCGCGAGTTCGCCCTGCCCTACGAGCGGCGGCTGATCGCCAGGCTGAAATCGGCGACCGGAAAACCCGTCTCGCTCCACATCTGCGGCGATGCCACGCCGATCCTGGCCGACATGGCCGCGTCGGGGGCTGACGTGCTGGAGATTGACCATCGGGTAGACCTGGCCAACGCGTGCCGGATCGTGGGTCCCGACATGGCGTTGTGGGGCAATCTCGATCCGGTCGGCGTGCTCTTGCAGGCCAGCGCGGAGCAAGTCCGGCAGGCCGGCCGCCGGGCGGTGGACGCAGTTCGGGCTTGCGGGCATCGGCGCTTCGTGCTGAGTTCGGGCTGCACGCTGGCGCCAGGGACGCCCAGCGAGAACCTCCACGCCATGCTGCATCGGATCGCTTGA
- a CDS encoding class I SAM-dependent methyltransferase, with translation MACTCTENRSSAEALPALASGRLYLDQLRRHRRMWDGKPAVRAQYRYWYRLVTSQLADLSPSIELGCGCGNFKECHPEVLATDAIPTPWCDRVVDACRMPFEDDSVGNLVMFDVLHHIPEPLRVFMEASRLLRPGGRIIVVEPLLTAWSRIVYRCHHEAIDETGDLFNVPTPPPSSADYANTATATLLFHRHRKAFLQRVPRLRWVFDQEFSCLAYPLTGGFQPFCLIPAFAVNTLSRAEDFVISRWRCRFLALRTLIVLEKRE, from the coding sequence ATGGCGTGCACGTGTACAGAGAATCGGTCCTCCGCCGAAGCGCTGCCCGCTCTTGCCTCCGGCCGTCTGTACCTCGACCAGCTTCGCCGACATCGCCGGATGTGGGACGGCAAGCCCGCCGTGCGGGCCCAGTATCGCTACTGGTATCGCCTGGTCACGAGCCAGCTGGCCGACCTGTCACCTTCCATCGAGTTGGGCTGCGGGTGCGGCAACTTCAAGGAATGTCATCCGGAGGTGCTGGCCACTGATGCTATACCCACGCCATGGTGCGATCGCGTGGTCGACGCCTGCCGCATGCCCTTCGAGGATGATTCGGTCGGCAATCTGGTGATGTTCGACGTCCTGCATCACATCCCCGAACCGCTCCGGGTTTTCATGGAAGCGTCGCGCTTGCTGCGGCCCGGCGGACGAATCATTGTCGTCGAACCGCTCCTGACCGCCTGGTCGCGCATCGTCTACCGTTGCCATCATGAGGCCATCGATGAGACCGGCGATCTGTTCAACGTGCCCACCCCACCCCCCTCGTCTGCCGACTACGCAAACACCGCAACGGCCACCCTTCTCTTCCACAGACACCGCAAGGCCTTTCTGCAACGCGTCCCACGACTCCGCTGGGTCTTTGACCAGGAGTTCTCCTGCCTGGCCTATCCCCTGACCGGAGGTTTCCAGCCGTTCTGCCTCATCCCGGCATTTGCGGTGAACACCCTGAGCCGAGCCGAGGATTTTGTGATCTCGCGCTGGCGCTGCCGCTTCCTGGCACTCCGAACCTTGATCGTGCTGGAGAAGCGGGAATGA
- a CDS encoding glycosyltransferase, whose translation MSVGTVANVTLFDPARGAPSVIRSEQLESGIRSHRAWDARSRYYHQQLHRLFQTHIPPGSRVLEIGCGIGDLLADLRPACGVGVEFSPVLVDCARRAHPELDFCLASEDRLEFSEQFDYIVLANSIGSLKDIQSVLGRLRSACGPHTRLVIAYFNALWEPILNLATLLGLRRKAKGLNWLSVQDVRNLCGLSGFDITRETTEILIPKGIPLLSTLVNRVLARLWPLTCVNLVTVFVARAVMPPEHADRLTVSVIIPTRDERGNIRDAVERTPDMGAHTELIFVDGGSTDGTVAEIETLRAGHPDRDIKLIYQGSGRGKGDAVRKGFAAARGDVLMILDSDLTVAPEDMPKFFEVIASGQAEFVNGSRLVYPMEAQAMRFLNKCANRFFGILFSWLLNLRIRDTLCGSKALLRRNYQTIARNRHYFGEFDPFGDFDLIFGATKAGLKFIEVPVRYGARRYGQIKIRRFRDGFLLLRMSLVALRKLKMY comes from the coding sequence ATGTCAGTCGGTACCGTTGCCAATGTCACCCTGTTCGATCCGGCTCGCGGAGCGCCCTCCGTGATCAGGAGCGAGCAGCTCGAAAGCGGGATTCGAAGCCACCGCGCCTGGGATGCTCGAAGTCGCTACTATCATCAACAGCTGCACCGCCTCTTCCAGACGCATATCCCTCCCGGATCGCGTGTTCTCGAGATTGGCTGCGGTATCGGTGACCTCCTGGCCGACCTGAGGCCGGCATGCGGTGTGGGCGTCGAGTTCTCTCCGGTGCTGGTCGATTGTGCCCGCAGGGCCCATCCCGAGCTCGACTTTTGTCTCGCATCTGAGGATCGGCTCGAGTTCTCCGAGCAATTCGACTACATCGTCCTGGCGAACTCCATCGGATCGCTTAAGGATATCCAGTCCGTGCTGGGCCGGCTCCGATCGGCATGCGGTCCTCACACCCGGCTCGTCATCGCCTACTTCAACGCCCTCTGGGAGCCGATCCTCAACCTTGCGACTCTCCTCGGTCTCCGCCGGAAAGCCAAGGGGCTCAACTGGCTGTCGGTTCAGGATGTCCGCAACCTGTGCGGACTCAGCGGTTTCGATATCACTCGCGAAACGACCGAGATCCTGATCCCCAAGGGAATCCCGCTCCTCTCGACACTGGTCAATCGCGTCCTGGCACGGCTGTGGCCACTGACCTGTGTGAATCTGGTAACGGTGTTTGTCGCCCGCGCGGTGATGCCGCCGGAACACGCCGACCGGTTGACCGTCAGCGTGATCATTCCAACCCGCGACGAGCGCGGCAATATCCGCGACGCCGTAGAGCGAACTCCCGACATGGGTGCGCACACCGAACTGATCTTCGTCGACGGCGGCAGCACCGATGGAACGGTCGCGGAAATCGAGACCCTGCGGGCCGGCCATCCCGACCGAGACATCAAGCTGATCTATCAGGGCTCAGGGCGCGGCAAAGGGGACGCGGTCCGCAAAGGCTTCGCCGCCGCCCGCGGCGACGTCCTCATGATTCTCGACTCCGATCTGACCGTCGCCCCGGAAGACATGCCCAAGTTCTTCGAGGTCATCGCCTCCGGCCAGGCCGAGTTCGTCAATGGCAGCCGGCTCGTCTATCCGATGGAAGCCCAGGCCATGCGCTTCCTCAACAAGTGCGCGAACCGCTTCTTCGGCATCCTGTTCTCGTGGCTGCTGAACCTGCGTATCCGCGACACCCTCTGCGGGAGCAAAGCCCTTCTGCGACGCAACTACCAGACCATCGCCCGCAACCGCCACTATTTCGGCGAGTTCGATCCCTTCGGTGATTTCGACCTGATCTTCGGAGCAACCAAGGCGGGCCTGAAGTTCATCGAAGTGCCGGTACGTTACGGAGCACGGCGCTACGGCCAGATCAAGATCCGTCGGTTTCGCGACGGTTTTCTGCTCCTGAGGATGAGCCTGGTGGCCCTCAGGAAACTCAAGATGTACTGA